Proteins encoded in a region of the Zea mays cultivar B73 chromosome 2, Zm-B73-REFERENCE-NAM-5.0, whole genome shotgun sequence genome:
- the LOC100501721 gene encoding Inositol-pentakisphosphate 2-kinase IPK1 (The RefSeq protein has 1 substitution compared to this genomic sequence), with amino-acid sequence MKDRHLALNQTQRVRLEAALQELQSVAPAAAVTVADTIPVNQEDNILKGHGTSDQDGEVVATLCGVVERVNKLVYVRTLRASCRFSMEMNGVLQAADAKYWVYKGEGAANLILSYTGSSPTMLGKVLRVKKLLNDKSQLPPSCMVFSSHEQLLWGHIPELVESVKQDCLAQAYAVHVMSQHLGANHVGGGVHVRVSRDFLELVEKNVLSSRPPWRVNASSIDITADAALLIADHSLFSGTPKGSSCIAVEIKAKCGFVPSSEYISKDNSIKKQVTRYKMHQHLKFHQGEISKTSEYNPLDLFSESKERISMAIKSFFSTPQNNFRIFVNGSLAFGGMGGGADSVHPADTDKCIKDLSKVSGLELPDFTELLSETIFKSGVLGKLLTTQKLDDHDIEGAIHLYYNIISQPCLVCKNLTDVELLRKYTLLHSLPLDKSLKIVRNFLISATAKDCSLMISFRPRENGSTDSEYDSVFLESAKRTYEYKTYFVDLDVKPLDKMVHYFKLDQRIVNSYTRYGEVLPPPKGK; translated from the exons ATGAAGGACCGCCACCTCGCGCTGAACCAGACCCAGAGGGTCCGCCTCGAGGCCGCGCTTCAAGAGCTCCAGTCCGTTGCGcccgccgctgccgtcaccgtcgcggaCACCATTCCCGTCAATCAAGAGGACAACATCCTCAA GGGGCATGGGACGTCGGACCAGGACGGGGAGGTGGTTGCGACGCTCTGCGGGGTGGTGGAGCGGGTCAACAAGCTGGTCTACGTCCGCACTCTTCGCGCGAG CTGCAGATTCTCGATGGAGATGAATGGGGTTCTGCAAGCCGCGGATGCCAAGTACTGGGTTTACAAGGGTGAGGGCGCCGCGAATCTCATCCTCAGCTACACCGGCTCATCCCCTACTATG CTTGGCAAGGTATTGCGGGTCAAGAAGCTTCTAAATGACAAGTCACAGCTGCCACCAAGTTGTATGGTCTTCTCAAGTCATGAGCAACTCCTGTGGGGCCATATTCCAGAACTGGTTGAGTCTGTCAAACAAGATTGCTTGGCTCAAGCCTATGCTGTACATGTTATGAGCCAACATCTGGGTGCCAATCATGTCGATGGTGGG GTTCATGTACGTGTTTCTAGGGATTTTCTAGAGCTTGTTGAAAAGAATGTTCTTAGCAGCCGTCCTCCTTGGAGAGTAAATGCAAGTTCAATTGATATCACTGCTGATGCCGCTCTTCTAATAGCAGACCACTCTTTATTCTCTG GTACTCCAAAGGGTAGCAGCTGCATAGCTGTAGAGATAAAG GCCAAATGTGGGTTTGTGCCATCATCAGAATATATATCAAAAGATAATTCTATCAAGAAACAAGTAACGAGATATAAAATGCATCAGCACCTCAAATTTCATCAGGGTGAG ATATCGAAGACTAGTGAATACAATCCTCTTGATCTATTTTCTGAGTCGAAAGAAAGAATAAGCATGGCCATCAAGTCATTTTTCTCAACTCCTCAGAACAACTTCAGGATTTTTGTCAATGGATCTTTAGCTTTTGGTGGCATGGGAGGTGGTGCAGATAGTGTTCATCCTGCTGACACTGATAAGTGCATTAAAGATCTCAGCAAGGTCAGTGGCCTGGAACTCCCTGACTTCACTGAGCTCCTGTCAGAGACAATTTTCAAATCTGGGGTATTGGGCAAACTGTTGACCACTCAAAAGCTGGATGATCATGACATTGAAGGGGCAATTCATCTGTACTACAACATAATTTCTCAGCCTTGTTTAGTCTGCAAAAACCTAACTGATGTAGAGCTATTGCGGAAGTACACACTCTTGCATTCTCTTCCGTTGGACAAGAGCTTGAAGATTGTCAGAAACTTCCTCATTTCTGCTACTGCAAAGGACTGTAGCCTGATGATCAGCTTTCGGCCAAGAGAGAATGGAAGTACAGATTCTGAGTATGATTCAGTGTTTCTTGAATCAGCGAAGCGAACCTATGAGTACAAG ACATATTTCGTTGATCTGGATGTGAAACCTCTGGACAAGATGGTACATTATTTTAAACTGGATCAGAGGATAGTCAATTCCTACACAAGATATGGGGAGGTCTTGCCACCTCCAAAGGGCAAGTAA
- the LOC100501721 gene encoding inositol-pentakisphosphate 2-kinase IPK1 isoform X1: MKDRHLALNQTQRVRLEAALQELQSVAPAAAVTVADTIPVNQEDNILNCRFSMEMNGVLQAADAKYWVYKGEGAANLILSYTGSSPTMLGKVLRVKKLLNDKSQLPPSCMVFSSHEQLLWGHIPELVESVKQDCLAQAYAVHVMSQHLGANHVDGGVHVRVSRDFLELVEKNVLSSRPPWRVNASSIDITADAALLIADHSLFSGTPKGSSCIAVEIKAKCGFVPSSEYISKDNSIKKQVTRYKMHQHLKFHQGEISKTSEYNPLDLFSESKERISMAIKSFFSTPQNNFRIFVNGSLAFGGMGGGADSVHPADTDKCIKDLSKVSGLELPDFTELLSETIFKSGVLGKLLTTQKLDDHDIEGAIHLYYNIISQPCLVCKNLTDVELLRKYTLLHSLPLDKSLKIVRNFLISATAKDCSLMISFRPRENGSTDSEYDSVFLESAKRTYEYKTYFVDLDVKPLDKMVHYFKLDQRIVNSYTRYGEVLPPPKGK; this comes from the exons ATGAAGGACCGCCACCTCGCGCTGAACCAGACCCAGAGGGTCCGCCTCGAGGCCGCGCTTCAAGAGCTCCAGTCCGTTGCGcccgccgctgccgtcaccgtcgcggaCACCATTCCCGTCAATCAAGAGGACAACATCCTCAA CTGCAGATTCTCGATGGAGATGAATGGGGTTCTGCAAGCCGCGGATGCCAAGTACTGGGTTTACAAGGGTGAGGGCGCCGCGAATCTCATCCTCAGCTACACCGGCTCATCCCCTACTATG CTTGGCAAGGTATTGCGGGTCAAGAAGCTTCTAAATGACAAGTCACAGCTGCCACCAAGTTGTATGGTCTTCTCAAGTCATGAGCAACTCCTGTGGGGCCATATTCCAGAACTGGTTGAGTCTGTCAAACAAGATTGCTTGGCTCAAGCCTATGCTGTACATGTTATGAGCCAACATCTGGGTGCCAATCATGTCGATGGTGGG GTTCATGTACGTGTTTCTAGGGATTTTCTAGAGCTTGTTGAAAAGAATGTTCTTAGCAGCCGTCCTCCTTGGAGAGTAAATGCAAGTTCAATTGATATCACTGCTGATGCCGCTCTTCTAATAGCAGACCACTCTTTATTCTCTG GTACTCCAAAGGGTAGCAGCTGCATAGCTGTAGAGATAAAG GCCAAATGTGGGTTTGTGCCATCATCAGAATATATATCAAAAGATAATTCTATCAAGAAACAAGTAACGAGATATAAAATGCATCAGCACCTCAAATTTCATCAGGGTGAG ATATCGAAGACTAGTGAATACAATCCTCTTGATCTATTTTCTGAGTCGAAAGAAAGAATAAGCATGGCCATCAAGTCATTTTTCTCAACTCCTCAGAACAACTTCAGGATTTTTGTCAATGGATCTTTAGCTTTTGGTGGCATGGGAGGTGGTGCAGATAGTGTTCATCCTGCTGACACTGATAAGTGCATTAAAGATCTCAGCAAGGTCAGTGGCCTGGAACTCCCTGACTTCACTGAGCTCCTGTCAGAGACAATTTTCAAATCTGGGGTATTGGGCAAACTGTTGACCACTCAAAAGCTGGATGATCATGACATTGAAGGGGCAATTCATCTGTACTACAACATAATTTCTCAGCCTTGTTTAGTCTGCAAAAACCTAACTGATGTAGAGCTATTGCGGAAGTACACACTCTTGCATTCTCTTCCGTTGGACAAGAGCTTGAAGATTGTCAGAAACTTCCTCATTTCTGCTACTGCAAAGGACTGTAGCCTGATGATCAGCTTTCGGCCAAGAGAGAATGGAAGTACAGATTCTGAGTATGATTCAGTGTTTCTTGAATCAGCGAAGCGAACCTATGAGTACAAG ACATATTTCGTTGATCTGGATGTGAAACCTCTGGACAAGATGGTACATTATTTTAAACTGGATCAGAGGATAGTCAATTCCTACACAAGATATGGGGAGGTCTTGCCACCTCCAAAGGGCAAGTAA